Proteins encoded together in one Thermovenabulum gondwanense window:
- a CDS encoding DUF1614 domain-containing protein: MPFGIILLVAVAILIYFGVLHRVLDRMKLNDKTALLFLAIMVVGFFLPAIPLSRSLSINIGGGIVPIILALYLIVTADEAAEKIRAIVASVISGIAVFLAGRLLPAEPDVMIIDPLFAFAIIAGIVAYIFGRSRRGAFIAGIMGILIGDLLYVFGVAGRPIGTVIGGAGVFDATIISGVIAVLLCEIVGETREKLQGGTAKANLNTRKQEEATQNIDTQDDSTQEGDEKNEE, encoded by the coding sequence ATGCCTTTTGGAATAATTTTACTTGTTGCAGTAGCCATTTTAATATATTTCGGTGTTTTACATCGGGTTCTTGATAGGATGAAATTGAACGATAAAACAGCCCTCTTATTTTTAGCAATAATGGTAGTAGGATTTTTTTTACCGGCAATTCCTTTAAGTAGAAGTTTATCGATAAATATTGGTGGAGGAATAGTGCCGATAATCTTAGCTTTATATTTAATTGTAACAGCAGATGAAGCTGCGGAAAAAATAAGAGCAATAGTGGCTTCTGTAATCAGTGGTATTGCAGTATTTTTGGCGGGTAGGCTATTACCCGCAGAACCCGATGTAATGATAATAGATCCTCTTTTTGCCTTTGCAATAATCGCTGGAATAGTTGCCTATATTTTCGGCAGATCAAGGCGCGGGGCTTTTATTGCAGGTATAATGGGTATTTTAATCGGGGATCTTTTATACGTTTTTGGGGTAGCGGGAAGACCCATTGGTACCGTAATAGGAGGAGCAGGAGTTTTTGATGCTACAATAATTTCGGGTGTGATTGCGGTTCTTTTATGTGAAATAGTTGGGGAGACAAGGGAAAAGCTTCAGGGAGGAACGGCAAAAGCAAATTTGAATACAAGAAAACAAGAGGAAGCAACTCAAAATATTGATACTCAAGATGATTCTACACAAGAAGGGGATGAAAAAAATGAGGAGTAA
- the pstB gene encoding phosphate ABC transporter ATP-binding protein PstB, with amino-acid sequence MITENLNFYYGNYQALRDINLTIKDKKVTALIGPSGCGKSTFLRTLNRMNDLIEGSRVSGKIILDGRNIYEPGVDVVELRKKVGMVFQKPNPFPMSIYDNVAYGPRIHGIKDKTKLDEIVEKSLKAAALWDEVKDRLKSSALGLSGGQQQRLCIARVLAVEPDVILMDEPCSALDPISTMKIEELIIDLKEKYTIVIVTHNMQQAGRVSDFTAFFLNGELVEYGITEEVFYNPKNKKTEDYITGRFG; translated from the coding sequence ATAATAACAGAAAATCTAAATTTTTATTACGGAAATTATCAAGCTTTAAGAGATATAAACTTGACGATAAAAGATAAAAAGGTAACCGCTTTGATAGGACCATCAGGATGCGGTAAATCCACATTTTTAAGGACTTTAAACAGGATGAACGACTTAATTGAAGGATCGAGGGTGTCGGGTAAGATCATATTGGATGGGAGAAATATTTATGAGCCCGGCGTGGATGTGGTGGAATTGAGGAAAAAGGTGGGAATGGTATTTCAAAAGCCAAATCCTTTTCCCATGTCTATTTACGATAATGTGGCTTACGGTCCTCGAATTCATGGAATAAAAGATAAGACAAAACTTGATGAAATTGTGGAAAAAAGTCTAAAAGCAGCGGCTTTATGGGATGAGGTTAAGGATAGGCTAAAAAGTTCTGCTCTGGGTCTATCGGGGGGACAACAGCAGAGACTTTGCATTGCAAGGGTTTTAGCTGTGGAACCTGATGTAATTTTAATGGATGAACCCTGTTCCGCCCTGGATCCTATTTCTACAATGAAAATAGAAGAACTGATTATAGATTTAAAAGAAAAATACACTATTGTTATCGTTACCCATAACATGCAGCAGGCAGGAAGGGTATCGGATTTTACGGCATTTTTCTTAAACGGAGAATTAGTAGAGTACGGAATAACGGAAGAAGTCTTTTATAACCCTAAGAATAAAAAAACTGAAGATTATATAACGGGGCGTTTTGGATAA
- the sigE gene encoding RNA polymerase sporulation sigma factor SigE yields the protein MDFFKKHIYSIRIFIKRKLLRFFKKPIYYISGADTLPPPLTLEEEAQLLKKLEEGDFSVRNVLIERNLRLVVYIARKFENTYCPIEDLISIGTIGLIKAINTYDPTKRIKLATYASKCIENEILMYLRRNNKNTVEVSIDEPLNTDWDGNELLLSDILGTDGEIIYKSIEEDVEKELLGIALKKLPKRERSIMELRYGLNGGKEKTQKEVAEILGISQSYISRLEKRIIKRLKREIVRMM from the coding sequence ATAGATTTTTTTAAAAAGCACATTTATAGTATCAGGATTTTTATCAAGAGAAAACTCTTAAGATTTTTTAAAAAACCGATTTATTATATCTCCGGAGCAGATACTTTGCCACCACCTTTAACATTGGAGGAAGAAGCTCAACTGTTAAAAAAATTGGAAGAAGGAGATTTTTCGGTAAGAAATGTATTAATTGAGAGAAATTTAAGATTGGTAGTCTATATTGCGCGAAAATTTGAAAACACTTATTGTCCCATTGAGGACCTGATATCCATCGGAACCATTGGGCTTATTAAAGCGATAAACACCTACGACCCAACAAAAAGGATTAAGCTTGCCACCTATGCCTCTAAATGTATTGAGAATGAAATTTTGATGTATTTGAGAAGGAATAATAAAAATACAGTGGAAGTTTCCATTGATGAACCTTTAAATACCGATTGGGATGGAAATGAATTGTTGCTTTCGGACATTCTTGGTACAGACGGTGAAATAATATATAAAAGCATTGAAGAGGATGTGGAAAAGGAATTGTTAGGAATTGCCCTGAAAAAGTTACCCAAAAGAGAGCGATCCATAATGGAGCTCAGGTACGGGTTAAACGGAGGAAAAGAAAAAACGCAGAAAGAAGTAGCAGAAATTCTGGGAATCTCTCAATCGTATATATCCAGATTGGAGAAAAGAATAATAAAGAGGTTAAAAAGGGAAATCGTAAGGATGATGTAA
- a CDS encoding sigma-E processing peptidase SpoIIGA, producing the protein MVIYIDVVFFINLFMNFIILWATSFVLQKKIKFRKMLFGAFIGNLALIEMLLPEKINYLGKIVKFLLPFAVVTASFNPQSKLEFIRLFLVFIFMSFLTGAITLAFYYLFNLDYVFSYPIINNISIKWWLLLLSAIFIVLFLKEIWPNFLKKVNKEDMILDIQYALNNKSGKAKALLDTGHELKEPIDGLLVVIIELEKIKDILERKDFDIIKKFYINPDYNCLVNNISDEIKKRLRIIPYKSIGNMNGILIGIKIDFLKINFKGKTSILENVILGLFEGTLSPDGSYRALINYDFI; encoded by the coding sequence ATGGTTATTTATATTGATGTTGTTTTTTTTATAAATTTGTTCATGAATTTCATAATTCTGTGGGCTACCTCCTTTGTCCTTCAAAAGAAAATTAAGTTCCGGAAAATGCTTTTCGGGGCTTTTATAGGTAATTTAGCCTTAATTGAAATGCTGTTACCGGAAAAAATAAATTATTTAGGGAAAATAGTAAAATTTTTACTACCTTTTGCCGTGGTGACAGCAAGTTTTAATCCACAAAGCAAATTAGAGTTTATTAGATTATTCTTAGTTTTTATTTTTATGTCCTTTTTAACAGGAGCAATTACCTTAGCTTTTTATTATCTTTTTAATTTGGACTATGTGTTTAGCTATCCTATTATAAATAATATTTCTATAAAATGGTGGTTATTACTATTATCTGCTATATTCATTGTCTTATTTTTAAAAGAGATATGGCCTAATTTTTTAAAAAAAGTGAATAAAGAAGATATGATCCTGGATATTCAATATGCTTTAAATAATAAGAGTGGAAAGGCAAAAGCATTACTGGATACTGGACATGAATTAAAAGAACCGATAGATGGGCTTTTGGTAGTAATTATTGAATTAGAAAAAATTAAAGACATTTTAGAACGTAAAGACTTTGATATAATAAAAAAATTTTATATAAATCCGGATTATAATTGTTTGGTAAATAATATTAGTGATGAAATAAAAAAGAGATTGAGGATAATTCCCTATAAATCCATCGGTAATATGAACGGTATTCTAATTGGTATAAAGATAGATTTTTTGAAAATTAACTTTAAAGGGAAAACCTCAATTTTAGAAAATGTTATCCTGGGATTGTTTGAAGGGACACTTTCACCCGATGGTAGTTACAGAGCATTAATTAATTACGATTTTATATGA
- a CDS encoding YlmC/YmxH family sporulation protein — protein MLKATDLRQKEVINIFDGKKMGFIMDIDIDTDYGKIKSIVLPGVSRGFNLFLRSEEIEIPWEKVKKIGEDVILVEYQDTLKKGL, from the coding sequence ATGTTAAAAGCTACCGATTTGAGGCAAAAGGAGGTAATAAATATTTTTGATGGTAAAAAAATGGGGTTTATTATGGATATAGATATTGATACGGACTACGGGAAGATAAAATCTATTGTATTGCCCGGGGTTTCCAGAGGGTTCAATTTATTTTTGAGGAGTGAAGAAATTGAAATACCCTGGGAAAAGGTAAAAAAAATAGGAGAGGATGTAATACTTGTAGAATATCAGGATACATTAAAAAAAGGATTATAA
- a CDS encoding winged helix-turn-helix domain-containing protein, with protein MANEKILIVDDEPNILELLKFNLENNGFKVIKALNGEQALELIKLEKPDLILLDVMLPGIDGYELCKILRRKTDTSEIPIILITAKNEEIDRILGLEIGADDYITKPFSVRELVARVKAVLRRVEKKDKGENTIRISDICIEVDKFEVTVDGRKIDLTPKEFELLKLFAQNPGRVFSRDYLLERIWGYDYLGDTRTVDVHIRHLRQKLGDEQDEPKYIETIRGIGYKFKEK; from the coding sequence ATGGCCAATGAAAAAATATTGATAGTAGACGATGAGCCCAATATATTGGAACTTTTAAAATTTAATTTAGAAAACAATGGATTTAAAGTAATTAAAGCTTTAAACGGTGAACAAGCATTAGAATTGATAAAATTAGAAAAACCGGATTTAATTCTTTTGGATGTTATGCTTCCGGGAATAGATGGATATGAATTATGTAAAATTCTAAGAAGAAAAACCGATACTTCAGAAATACCTATAATATTAATTACAGCAAAAAACGAAGAAATAGACAGAATTTTGGGCTTAGAAATTGGAGCTGATGATTATATTACAAAACCTTTCAGCGTGAGGGAATTGGTTGCAAGGGTGAAGGCCGTACTTCGCAGGGTGGAAAAAAAGGATAAGGGAGAAAATACGATAAGGATTTCGGATATTTGTATAGAAGTTGATAAATTTGAAGTTACCGTAGATGGAAGGAAAATTGATCTAACACCAAAAGAATTTGAACTGTTAAAACTTTTTGCCCAAAACCCGGGCAGGGTTTTTTCAAGGGATTATTTACTGGAAAGAATCTGGGGGTATGATTACTTAGGGGATACGAGAACCGTAGATGTGCATATAAGGCATTTAAGGCAAAAATTAGGAGATGAACAGGATGAACCTAAATATATAGAAACGATTAGAGGAATAGGATATAAGTTCAAGGAAAAGTGA
- the phoU gene encoding phosphate signaling complex protein PhoU — MTNLRSGFNKELELLQQDILKMGSVVEQQIFNAVESLVKKDEKLAIKVIEDDDIVDNLQHLIEDKCIKLIATQHPLAKDLRVIFTGVKIVTDLERMSDNAVDIAKTTIRLLNEEYIKPLIDIPRMAHLAKEMVKNALDAYVNEDVEAAKKVCEADDEIDHLYSQIFRELLIIMMQDPKTISQATSLLFVGRYLERIADHATNIGEWLIFLVTGEKKELNN, encoded by the coding sequence TTGACAAATTTACGATCCGGGTTCAATAAAGAACTGGAATTACTGCAGCAGGATATACTGAAAATGGGGAGTGTAGTAGAGCAGCAGATTTTTAATGCGGTGGAATCTCTGGTGAAAAAAGATGAGAAACTGGCAATAAAAGTAATTGAGGATGATGATATAGTGGATAATTTACAGCACTTGATTGAGGATAAATGCATTAAACTTATTGCAACCCAGCATCCCTTAGCCAAAGATTTGAGAGTAATTTTTACGGGAGTAAAAATAGTTACGGACCTGGAAAGAATGTCAGATAATGCGGTAGACATAGCAAAAACCACTATAAGATTGTTAAATGAAGAATATATAAAACCTTTAATTGATATCCCGCGTATGGCTCACTTAGCTAAGGAAATGGTAAAAAATGCCCTTGATGCTTATGTGAATGAAGATGTGGAAGCAGCAAAAAAAGTATGTGAAGCGGATGATGAAATTGATCATTTGTATTCACAAATTTTCAGAGAATTGTTGATTATTATGATGCAGGACCCCAAAACCATTTCGCAGGCTACATCGCTCTTATTTGTGGGCAGGTATTTAGAAAGAATAGCGGATCATGCTACTAATATTGGTGAATGGTTAATATTTTTGGTTACCGGTGAAAAAAAAGAGTTAAACAATTAG
- a CDS encoding sensor histidine kinase — protein sequence MLDKKIKFFFIFEGIVTLFLALDIILLSLQGILKVFAKFNFLPWIVIGKLILVIVNIYVLFNAYFRAKEKLIFPVRKITKILQNFALGNFERTIHYSWSNEMGDLSNAVNRLGKRFRQLTEEYSFLKENFYQLLDCIEEGVLFLYGNTKIFFLNKRATELLGIPLEKITGKSLLSVIRNYEIIKETEEALRDGKIRELNLSYLIKEGTYKVLIIPVKENLKIINCVILIKDLTYVKNMEKVKTELIANISHELKTPITSIKGFIETLLDGAFKDEEITLRFLNIIDFEIGRLYRLIVDLINLSEIESGHLKIKNEKLKLEEVFEEINLIFKKRFEEKNLEFSYKSSISEMISDRDKLMQILINLVDNAIKYTPEGGKIWIESGGQNGEVIIKVCDTGIGIPEEHIGRIFERFYRVDKARSRESGGSGLGLAIVKNLAGALGAEIKVESRLNQGTKFIITFKS from the coding sequence ATGCTTGATAAAAAAATAAAATTCTTTTTCATTTTTGAAGGTATTGTTACACTTTTTTTAGCCCTTGATATTATATTATTATCTTTACAAGGCATACTGAAAGTTTTTGCAAAATTTAATTTTTTGCCATGGATTGTTATTGGGAAATTAATCCTGGTAATTGTAAATATTTACGTTTTATTTAATGCTTATTTTCGGGCAAAAGAAAAGCTTATTTTTCCCGTACGAAAGATCACGAAAATATTACAAAACTTTGCTCTGGGGAACTTTGAAAGAACAATTCATTATTCGTGGTCAAACGAAATGGGTGATTTGAGCAATGCTGTCAACAGGCTAGGAAAGAGATTCCGGCAGTTGACTGAGGAATATTCGTTTTTAAAGGAAAACTTTTATCAACTTTTAGATTGTATTGAAGAAGGTGTCCTTTTTCTTTACGGCAATACAAAAATATTTTTTTTAAATAAAAGAGCTACCGAATTGTTAGGAATCCCTTTAGAAAAAATTACCGGAAAGAGCTTATTGAGTGTTATAAGGAATTACGAAATAATAAAGGAAACGGAAGAAGCTTTAAGGGATGGGAAAATTAGGGAGCTGAATTTGAGTTATTTAATAAAGGAAGGTACCTATAAGGTATTAATTATTCCGGTTAAAGAGAATTTAAAAATAATAAACTGCGTAATATTAATTAAAGATTTAACTTATGTAAAAAATATGGAGAAAGTAAAAACCGAGCTTATAGCGAATATTTCCCATGAACTTAAAACTCCCATAACCTCAATCAAAGGGTTTATTGAAACATTGCTGGATGGAGCATTCAAAGACGAAGAAATAACATTGAGATTTTTGAATATTATCGATTTTGAGATAGGTAGGCTTTACAGGCTTATTGTAGATTTAATAAATCTTTCTGAAATTGAATCGGGGCATTTAAAGATTAAAAATGAAAAATTAAAATTGGAGGAAGTTTTTGAAGAAATAAATTTGATTTTTAAGAAACGTTTTGAAGAGAAAAATTTGGAATTTAGTTATAAAAGTTCGATAAGTGAAATGATTAGTGACAGAGACAAATTAATGCAGATATTGATTAACCTGGTAGACAATGCTATAAAATACACTCCCGAAGGGGGTAAAATATGGATAGAATCGGGAGGGCAAAATGGAGAAGTAATAATAAAAGTTTGTGATACCGGAATTGGAATACCCGAGGAGCATATAGGGAGGATTTTTGAAAGGTTTTATAGGGTTGACAAGGCCCGTAGCCGTGAAAGCGGAGGAAGTGGATTAGGCCTTGCTATTGTAAAAAATTTAGCAGGAGCCCTGGGAGCAGAGATAAAGGTGGAGAGCAGGTTGAATCAAGGAACTAAATTTATTATTACCTTTAAAAGTTAA
- the spoIIP gene encoding stage II sporulation protein P has product MRSKIKRLYIYLLIIFIVFSFFSIVHAEEETKEGYFTVYEEGTNDIIFRTSMFVTVGDQYLDEKNNLYEVTEVKGNIAFAKFIEKIDIESALQTNEQEGVQEAFKEAGQKVIVIYHTHSDESYVPTDGKSSIPYRGGIFKVGEALKKALEQKGVKVIQSEKPHDPHDAGAYHRSRRTAMELLKNKPDAVLDIHRDAVPAEEYTGSVNGRPVAQVRLVVGRQNPQIKMINNFAWQIKATADKKYPGLFKGIFYGKGNYNQDLFPRTILVEAGTYTNHREKAEEGIQHLADVIMATVYGADYQKESAPQGLVTQVPGERKSAGATIFWIIFIVVLGIVGYMIISTGGWNEFKSKVKKFGSSEFSNFLGNIFVKKEKSILEENQEEIKKEEKEAAELLSDQNKTETEEENKKEENNL; this is encoded by the coding sequence ATGAGGAGTAAAATAAAGAGATTATATATTTATTTGTTAATAATATTTATTGTTTTTTCATTTTTTTCAATTGTTCACGCTGAAGAAGAAACAAAAGAAGGATATTTTACGGTTTATGAAGAGGGTACCAATGATATTATATTTCGAACCAGCATGTTTGTAACTGTGGGAGATCAATATTTAGATGAAAAAAATAATTTGTACGAAGTTACAGAGGTAAAGGGTAATATAGCCTTTGCAAAATTTATAGAAAAAATTGATATTGAAAGTGCTCTTCAAACCAATGAACAGGAAGGTGTTCAGGAAGCATTTAAAGAAGCAGGACAAAAAGTAATAGTCATATATCACACCCACAGTGATGAATCTTATGTTCCTACCGATGGTAAATCCAGTATTCCATACCGGGGAGGAATATTTAAAGTTGGAGAGGCTCTAAAAAAAGCCTTAGAGCAAAAGGGAGTAAAGGTGATTCAATCGGAAAAACCCCATGACCCCCATGATGCGGGTGCTTACCATCGCTCCAGGCGCACTGCCATGGAGCTTCTAAAAAACAAGCCCGATGCCGTCTTAGATATTCACAGGGACGCAGTGCCCGCCGAAGAGTATACCGGCAGTGTAAATGGAAGGCCTGTAGCGCAGGTAAGGCTCGTTGTTGGAAGACAAAACCCGCAGATAAAAATGATAAATAATTTTGCCTGGCAGATTAAAGCTACTGCAGATAAAAAATACCCCGGTCTTTTTAAGGGGATATTTTACGGTAAGGGTAACTACAATCAGGACCTTTTCCCCAGGACAATATTGGTGGAAGCCGGGACTTACACAAATCATAGAGAAAAGGCTGAAGAAGGTATTCAACATCTGGCGGATGTAATAATGGCGACCGTTTACGGTGCGGATTATCAAAAAGAATCAGCACCTCAAGGCTTGGTTACCCAGGTGCCCGGAGAAAGAAAAAGTGCAGGTGCAACAATATTCTGGATAATTTTTATCGTGGTGTTAGGAATTGTAGGATATATGATTATCAGCACAGGGGGTTGGAATGAATTTAAAAGCAAAGTGAAAAAGTTCGGTAGTTCGGAATTCTCTAATTTCCTGGGAAATATATTTGTAAAAAAAGAAAAGTCTATTTTAGAGGAAAACCAAGAAGAAATTAAAAAAGAGGAAAAAGAAGCTGCGGAGCTTTTATCCGATCAAAATAAAACTGAAACGGAAGAAGAAAATAAAAAGGAAGAAAATAATTTATAG
- a CDS encoding radical SAM protein, which translates to MRWEIKKKLQQLRDSELPLIQIKEYGSALVNFALVFPNTYNIGMTNLGFHSIYREVNKRKDSLCHRAFFFGKGFKPYTIEAQKEISSYDIIGFSISYEMDYINILEVLKESNIPLLARDRDFPLVMAGGPAVTFNPEPLSLFFDFFVIGEGEEVIHEIMEVLENNKGAKKNDILEMLSQIEGVYVPLLYQKDRGRVKKRYLRNLNDFFTETAVFTENNEFKDMFLIEISRGCGRNCRFCMAGYCYRVPRIRDLEIVLKRAEFAKKFTDKVGLVGAAVSDYPDIERLSRELMKRNIKFSVSSLRADSLVSPLLEGLSFSNHKTLTVAPEAGSERLRKIINKGIGEEDIYKAAEGAFKFGIKNLKLYYMVGIPTEKDSDIDEMIVFLKNLKYFMINIGNKTGELTVSINPFIPKPFTPFQWFGMEKENILEERIKRIKSTLKPSGIKVINESPRLSVIQASLARGDRESGNLILKAHQRGGKTSDFKNIDINGKDIYFYAYRNLDLYEELPWDIINMGFDEELLKREYKKALKGESTSPCTKEKCKLCMICEK; encoded by the coding sequence TTGCGCTGGGAAATAAAAAAGAAATTACAGCAACTTAGAGATTCGGAGCTTCCTTTAATTCAGATTAAAGAGTATGGTTCTGCTTTGGTGAATTTTGCCCTGGTTTTTCCGAATACCTATAATATCGGCATGACGAATCTGGGATTTCATTCTATATACCGGGAAGTAAATAAAAGAAAAGATTCTCTATGCCATAGGGCTTTTTTCTTCGGTAAGGGATTCAAACCTTATACCATTGAAGCGCAAAAGGAAATTTCTTCATATGATATTATAGGTTTTTCTATATCTTATGAGATGGATTATATAAATATCCTTGAGGTATTAAAGGAATCAAATATCCCTTTACTTGCCCGGGATAGGGATTTTCCATTAGTTATGGCAGGAGGGCCTGCCGTTACATTTAATCCGGAACCTTTATCACTTTTTTTTGATTTTTTTGTTATTGGTGAAGGGGAAGAGGTAATTCATGAAATAATGGAAGTATTGGAGAATAATAAAGGAGCAAAAAAAAATGACATATTAGAAATGCTTTCTCAAATAGAAGGGGTATACGTTCCGTTACTTTATCAAAAGGATAGAGGCAGGGTAAAGAAGCGCTATTTGAGGAATCTTAATGATTTTTTTACGGAAACCGCGGTATTTACAGAGAATAACGAGTTTAAGGATATGTTTTTGATTGAGATTTCCCGCGGTTGCGGTAGGAACTGTAGGTTCTGTATGGCCGGATACTGCTACAGAGTTCCGAGGATAAGGGATTTAGAAATTGTCCTGAAAAGGGCGGAGTTTGCCAAAAAATTTACCGACAAAGTGGGTCTTGTAGGAGCGGCGGTATCGGATTACCCGGATATTGAAAGACTTTCCCGGGAATTGATGAAAAGGAATATTAAGTTTTCTGTTTCCTCTCTAAGGGCTGATTCCCTGGTTTCTCCTCTCCTCGAGGGACTTTCTTTCAGCAATCATAAAACTCTCACCGTTGCGCCTGAGGCTGGATCGGAAAGGCTTAGGAAGATTATAAATAAAGGAATAGGAGAGGAGGACATTTATAAAGCGGCAGAGGGAGCATTTAAATTCGGAATTAAAAATCTGAAACTTTATTATATGGTAGGTATCCCTACCGAGAAAGATTCTGATATAGATGAGATGATAGTTTTTTTAAAAAATCTGAAATACTTTATGATAAATATCGGGAACAAAACCGGGGAACTTACAGTCAGCATTAATCCTTTTATACCCAAACCTTTTACTCCCTTCCAATGGTTTGGTATGGAAAAAGAAAATATATTGGAAGAAAGGATAAAAAGGATAAAAAGCACTTTAAAACCCTCGGGGATAAAGGTAATAAATGAAAGCCCGAGATTATCCGTAATACAAGCATCCTTAGCAAGAGGAGACAGGGAGAGCGGGAATTTGATTTTAAAAGCCCACCAAAGAGGAGGCAAAACTTCGGACTTTAAAAACATTGATATTAACGGAAAAGATATATATTTTTATGCCTATAGAAATTTAGATTTATACGAGGAACTACCGTGGGATATAATTAACATGGGATTCGATGAGGAGTTACTAAAAAGAGAATATAAAAAGGCTTTGAAAGGAGAAAGTACGAGCCCCTGCACAAAAGAAAAATGTAAATTATGTATGATCTGTGAAAAATGA
- the pgeF gene encoding peptidoglycan editing factor PgeF, with the protein MTFELRERNGIKFFIIPAFESTGIVRHGFSAKPLDFAIKKQDKRNEAILNFREFCKILGVNHENLVLSDQIHDDKVYYAKEEDRGKGIFKDSDIKGQDALITDRKNVALVTFYADCVPLFFLDKEKPAIGLAHSGWRGTAKRVGEKTILKMVEYFRTNPENLLAGIGPCIGRCCFEVDEPVIDVFRKENFNCEDFTLYKGKGKWMMDLTLANKIILMEAGVKEKNIIESGYCTFCNQDLLFSYRREKEKAGSLVAIIELV; encoded by the coding sequence ATGACTTTTGAATTAAGAGAAAGGAATGGGATAAAGTTTTTTATTATTCCAGCCTTTGAATCTACGGGGATTGTAAGACACGGTTTTTCAGCAAAACCTTTAGATTTTGCTATTAAAAAGCAGGATAAAAGAAATGAAGCCATCTTGAATTTTAGAGAGTTCTGTAAAATATTAGGGGTTAACCATGAAAACCTTGTGTTATCTGATCAAATTCACGATGATAAAGTATATTATGCAAAAGAAGAAGATAGGGGAAAAGGAATTTTTAAGGACTCGGATATTAAGGGACAGGATGCCCTTATTACGGATAGAAAAAATGTCGCTCTTGTTACATTTTATGCGGATTGCGTTCCGCTATTTTTCCTGGATAAAGAAAAACCTGCAATTGGTCTTGCCCATTCTGGATGGCGGGGGACTGCAAAAAGGGTAGGGGAAAAAACAATTTTGAAAATGGTAGAATATTTTAGAACAAACCCGGAAAATCTTTTAGCCGGGATAGGGCCGTGTATTGGAAGATGCTGTTTTGAGGTAGATGAGCCAGTGATAGATGTCTTTAGAAAGGAAAATTTCAATTGCGAGGATTTTACCTTATATAAAGGCAAAGGAAAATGGATGATGGACCTTACTCTGGCAAATAAAATCATCCTTATGGAAGCAGGGGTAAAAGAAAAAAACATTATAGAAAGTGGTTATTGTACTTTTTGTAATCAGGATTTATTATTCTCCTATAGAAGAGAAAAAGAAAAGGCGGGCAGCCTTGTTGCCATTATAGAATTGGTTTGA
- the sigG gene encoding RNA polymerase sporulation sigma factor SigG: MSLNKVEICGVNTSKLPVLSNSKMKELFLKAKNGDKDAREKLIYGNLRLVLSVIQRFTNRGEYVDDLFQVGCIGLMKAIDNFDLSQNVKFSTYAVPMIIGEIRRYLRDNNPIRVSRSLRDVAYKALQIRDNLVNKNSREPSINEIAEEMEVPREEIVLALDAIQEPVSLFEPIYHDGGDPIFVMDQISDDKNNDENWLKSIAIKEAMQKLNEREKMILMMRFFEGKTQMEVAQEIGISQAQVSRLEKSALKHMRKYI; encoded by the coding sequence ATGAGTTTAAATAAAGTGGAAATATGCGGGGTGAATACATCCAAGCTTCCGGTTTTATCTAACAGCAAAATGAAAGAACTCTTTTTAAAAGCTAAAAATGGGGATAAAGACGCAAGAGAAAAATTAATTTACGGGAATTTAAGGTTGGTGTTGAGTGTAATCCAAAGGTTTACTAATAGAGGAGAATATGTGGATGATTTATTTCAGGTGGGTTGTATTGGGCTTATGAAGGCAATAGATAATTTTGATTTAAGCCAAAATGTTAAATTTTCCACCTATGCAGTTCCCATGATTATCGGTGAAATCAGGAGATATTTAAGGGATAACAACCCAATCCGGGTAAGCCGGTCTTTGCGGGATGTAGCGTACAAGGCTTTGCAAATCAGGGATAATCTTGTAAATAAAAATTCCAGAGAGCCCTCCATTAATGAAATAGCAGAAGAAATGGAAGTTCCCCGGGAAGAAATAGTTTTAGCTCTGGATGCAATACAGGAACCCGTTTCTCTTTTTGAACCAATTTATCACGATGGAGGGGATCCCATATTTGTAATGGATCAAATCAGCGATGATAAAAATAACGATGAAAATTGGTTGAAAAGTATTGCTATAAAAGAGGCTATGCAGAAGTTAAATGAGCGGGAGAAAATGATTTTAATGATGAGGTTTTTTGAAGGTAAAACTCAAATGGAAGTGGCTCAGGAAATAGGAATCTCCCAGGCTCAAGTATCAAGGCTTGAAAAATCCGCTCTAAAACATATGAGAAAGTACATTTAA